The following proteins are co-located in the Calliphora vicina chromosome 2, idCalVici1.1, whole genome shotgun sequence genome:
- the LOC135950337 gene encoding alpha-tocopherol transfer protein-like — MGKPEALSYDDNKMAYIDLGSAIIRMEQEQPPQWALEIAQKELRETPEIVEEAIKKLKELIKAEPYLELPLDDEYMQMFLRPTHYYPESALKRIKCFFNMKQKYGEACCNVLPAKLENVFEAEILQLLPNRDQHGRRILVLEAGKKWKPSKVPLADLFRGIQLTVLGSMVEPLSQICGAIVIIDVEGLPMGHVMQFTPTFAAMLLDYVQDCICMRLKAVHIVNNSYIFNILFNIFKPFIREKLRKRIFFHGKDYKSLTSHIEASALPAKYGGTATWELPPGKLLGEFFNCYSSDFEKADSYGFTEGYKAKK; from the exons ATGGGAAAACCAGAAGCATTAAGTTATGATGACAATAAAATGGCTTACATCGATTTGGGTTCGGCCATTATACGCATGGAACAAGAACAGCCACCACAATGGGCCTTAGAAATTGCACAAAAAGAATTGCGTGAAACGCCCGAGATTGTGGAAGAAGCTATAAAGAAACTTAAGGAATTAATAAAAG ctGAACCCTATTTGGAACTACCTTTGGATGATGAATATATGCAAATGTTTTTAAGACCCACACATTATTATCCAGAGAGTGCCTTGAAAAGA ATAAAATGCTTTTTCAATATGAAACAGAAATATGGTGAAGCCTGTTGCAATGTCTTACCCGCCAAATTGGAAAATGTTTTCGAAGCTGAAATCCTACAATTATTACCCAATAGAGATCAACATGGACGcagaattttagttttagaggcTGGCA aaaaatggaAACCCTCAAAAGTACCTTTAGCAGATCTTTTCCGTGGCATTCAACTGACAGTTTTGGGCTCGATGGTGGAACCTTTATCGCAAATATGCGGTGCCATTGTCATTATTGATGTCGAAGGTTTGCCCATGGGTCATGTTATGCAATTTACGCCAACATTTGCCGCCATGTTATTGGATTATGTGCAGGATTGTATTTGCATGCGTTTGAAGGCAGTTCATATTGTCAATAActcttatattttcaatatattgtttaatattttcaaacctTTCATCAGAGAGAAGCTAAGGAAGCGC ATCTTCTTCCATGGCAAGGATTACAAATCTTTGACTAGTCACATTGAGGCCTCTGCATTGCCGGCCAAATATGGTGGTACTGCCACTTGGGAATTGCCACCTGGTAAACTATTAggcgaatttttcaattgttattCATCCGATTTTGAAA AGGCAGACAGTTACGGGTTTACCGAGGGCTATAAAGCTAAGAAATAA
- the cutlet gene encoding chromosome transmission fidelity protein 18 homolog, with the protein MDQYPDENEEFELQYQDELEMMNEFPSDEQNDFQPGKSANSANILKPTLSQITLNSPQLSQISFSGDDSQISTLAGPVNRRLFGTPKQPHARGASTPLASKNKMATIQEVIDVEEEEGPSTANKALEELERATLKRKRLERDLFGNIDDIFGNETYEDPEAKKARTEEERDMEAIEKILETRKKLQEQSKAVRKDNVSRLEALHVFKMRNLSYSIPQWPFMPLRRSDEERVYVRFHSEDYETKAINEIKAAATMGSLLGENKQKIWEEANELVLKRTNSKAKDTQELDVIVVEPTADKDTRLWVEKYKPRKYMDLLSDEMTNRSLLYWLKMWDKVVFGKEFKALQATANNNSELNTFNKRTGKFESTGGWRSRKTKQFLNTNVDEMGRPMQKVALLCGPPGLGKTTLAHTIARHAGYNVREINASDDRSPEAFKLALENGTQMTSVMNESKKPNCIILDEIDGAPRQSIEFLVKFVTDSVLSKAKAKGGKPAHNILKRPIICICNDVYDPALRPLRQIAFVVTFPPIDSARLAERLIQVAHNERLKTDFGTLISLAEKSGNDVRCCISTMQFFSAQKNALKLQDVLNNNLGQKDRHQGLFDVWGAIFRIQRPKKQLTQARGEDEAQVTMTDMSLNTRVRHTLDVVHSGGDYGRLMQGVYENYLQQKMPDPNLNGIVQATQWFCFSDTVQSQINHLQNYTVYPYLQYGFVIWHLMFASLAWPKINFPTKGYEFQQKLTTQKNIYQSLRKSFTATTVGIGQGSAVLLETVPLLKSILSPQLRSVAIQLLSQKEQSDLKHCVEVMVDLGITYTQVKSADGPYIFRMEPDIDTIMQFPNYPGVTLSYFGRQLVAREVELERIHRSTPKAIGPNRFAPPSKPAPKNISPKSLPNHLQRLNPKRIETTAGGKAVEAVSKDFFGRIQRKTAAQTLAEESKSDPIVKSPIWYRYKEGFNNAVRKDIHMNELL; encoded by the exons atggaTCAATATCCAGATGAAAATGAAGAGTTTGAATTACAATATCAAGATGAATTGGAAATGATGAATGAGTTTCCTTCAGATGAGCAAAATG ACTTTCAACCTGGAAAATCAGCAAACAGTGCCAATATATTGAAACCTACACTAAGCCAAATTACCCTAAATTCTCCACAACTATCGCAAATAAGTTTTAGTGGTGATGATTCGCAAATTTCCACATTGGCGGGACCGGTTAATCGGCGTTTATTTGGTACACCCAAACAGCCTCACGCCAGAGGTGCCTCCACACCGCTggcttcaaaaaataaaatggccACCATACAAGAAGTGATCGACGTCGAAGAAGAAGAGGGGCCCTCAACTGCCAATAAAGCATTAGAAGAATTAGAAAGAGCTACACTTAAACGCAAGCGGCTGGAAAGAGATCTATTTGGTAATATTGATGATATATTCGGCAATGAAACCTATGAAGATCCAGAGGCCAAAAAAGCACGCACAGAGGAAGAAAGAGATATGGAAGCAATTGAAAAGATTTTAGAAACCAGAAAAAAATTACAGGAACAAAGTAAAGCTGTGCGCAAGGATAATGTGTCACGTTTGGAGGCTTTACATGTATTCAAAATGAGAAATTTGTCTTATTCAATACCTCAGTGGCCATTTATGCCACTCAGACGCAGCGATGAGGAGAGAGTGTATGTCAGGTTCCATTCTGAAGATTATGAGACAAAAgccataaatgaaataaaagcaGCAGCCACCATGGGCAGCCTTTTGGgagaaaacaaacagaaaatatgGGAAGAAGCCAATGAATTAGTGTTGAAAAGAACTAATTCTAAAGCAAAGGACACACAAGAACTTGATGTCATAGTTGTAGAGCCCACTGCCGACAAAGATACTCGATTGTGGGTGGAGAAATATAAACCGCGCAAATATATGGATCTTTTATCAGATGAAATGACCAATCGCAGTCTTTTATATTGGTTAAAAATGTGGGATAAAGTGGTATTTGGCAA AGAATTTAAAGCATTGCAGGCCACTGCGAACAATAATAGCGAACTGAATACCTTTAATAAACGCACTGGAAAGTTTGAATCTACAGGCGGTTGGCGTTCACGTAAAACCAAACAATTTCTCAACACAAATGTTGATGAAATGGGCAGACCTATGCAAAAAGTAGCCTTGTTATGTGGACCACCTGGCCTGGGTAAAACTACACTGGCTCACACTATAGCTCGACATGCTGGCTACAATGTACGAGAAATTAATGCATCCGATGATCGAAGTCCGGAAGCATTTAAATTGGCCCTGGAAAATGGTACACAAATGACCTCAGTTATGAATGAATCGAAAAAAccaaattgtattatattgG atgaaattgatggtgcaccACGTCAATCTATTGAGTTTTTGGTTAAATTCGTTACGGACAGTGTACTAAGTAAGGCTAAAGCGAAAGGTGGCAAGCCAGCTCACAATATTTTGAAACGTCCCATTATATGCATCTGTAACGATGTTTATGATCCGGCTTTGAGACCTTTAAGGCAAATTGCTTTTGTTGTTACATTTCCGCCCATTGATTCGGCCCGCTTGGCCGAACGTTTAATACAGGTGGCGCATAATGAGCGTCTGAAAACTGATTTTGGTACTTTAATTTCATTAGCTGAAAAATCTGGCAATGATGTGCGTTGCTGTATTTCAACAATGCAATTCTTTAG CGCtcaaaaaaatgctttaaaactACAAGATGTTCTAAACAACAATCTGGGACAAAAAGATCGGCATCAAGGTTTATTTGATGTTTGGGGTGCGATATTCAGA ATTCAACGTCCTAAAAAACAATTAACACAGGCACGCGGTGAAGATGAAGCTCAAGTTACAATGACGGACATGTCATTGAATACCCGAGTACGTCATACCCTAGATGTAGTACATTCGGGTGGAGATTATGGACG TCTAATGCAGGgtgtttatgaaaattatttgcaacaaaaaatgcCCGATCCAAATTTAAATGGCATAGTACAGGCCACTCAATGGTTTTGTTTCTCGGACACAGTTCAGTCTCAAATCAATCATCTCCAGAATTACACCGTCTATCCTTATTTGCAATATGGTTTCGTTATATGGCATCTCATGTTTGCTTCGTTGGCCTGgcctaaaataaattttcccaCTAAAGGCTATGAG tttcaacAAAAATTGACAACACAAAAGAATATCTACCAATCTCTACGTAAATCGTTTACTGCTACCACAGTGGGCATTGGCCAGGGCTCTGCGGTATTATTGGAGACGGTGCCTCTGTTAAAGTCCATATTATCACCACAATTAAGATCCGTGGCCATACAATTGTTATCACAAAA AGAACAATCCGACTTAAAGCATTGTGTAGAAGTAATGGTGGACTTGGGCATTACCTATACCCAAGTAAAGTCGGCCGATGGTCCCTATATATTTCGCATGGAACCTGATATTGATACCATAATGCAATTCCCTAATTACCCGGGAGTAACACTCTCATATTTTGGCAGACAACTTGTGGCACGTGAGGTGGAATTAGAACGCATACACCGTTCTACGCCTAAAGCAATAGGACCTAATAGATTTGCACCACCATCAAAACCTGCACCGAAAAATATCTCACCTAAAAGTTTACCCAATCACTTGCAACGTCTCAATCCTAAACGAATTGAAACAACAGCTGGTGGCAAGGCGGTTGAAGCG GTCTCTAAGGATTTCTTTGGTCGTATACAACGTAAAACCGCCGCACaaacattggctgaggaat CTAAATCTGATCCAATTGTTAAAAGTCCCATTTGGTATCGTTACAAGGAGGG